From Cucumis melo cultivar AY chromosome 1, USDA_Cmelo_AY_1.0, whole genome shotgun sequence, a single genomic window includes:
- the LOC127148596 gene encoding uncharacterized mitochondrial protein AtMg00820-like, producing the protein MNHPSSSILGDPSAGIITRKKEKVDYSKMITDLCYTSAIECSTIDVALKDEYWINAMQEELLQFRCNNVWTLVPKPEGANIIGTKWIFKNKTDEARCVKKNKAHSVAQGYAQFEGVDFDETFNPVARLEAIRLLLEISCIRKFKLYQMDVKMPS; encoded by the coding sequence ATGAATCATCCATCAAGTTCTATACTAGGTGATCCTTCAGCTGGAATTATTaccagaaagaaagagaaagtagATTACTCGAAGATGATTACTGATTTATGTTATACATCTGCCATTGAATGCTCAACTATTGATGTTGCTCTTAAAGATGAATATTGGATAAACGCAATGCAAGAAGAACTACTTCAATTCAGGTGTAACAATGTCTGGACATTGGTTCCCAAGCCAGAAGGAGCAAATATTATAGGCACAAAATGGATCTTCAAAAATAAAACTGATGAAGCCAGATGTGTGAAAAAGAATAAAGCTCATTCAGTGGCTCAAGGTTATGCTCAGTTCGAGGGGGTTGACTTTGATGAAACATTCAATCCTGTTGCCAGGCTTGAAGCTATTCGCTTGTTACTCGAAATATCTTGTATTcgaaaatttaaattgtatcaaatggatgtaaaaATGCCTTCCTGA